The genomic interval GCAGGTCATCGCCGCGGTCGTCATCGGGGGCACGAGCCTCTTCGGTGGCAAGGGGAGCATGATGGGGACATTCGTCGGCGTCTTGCTCATCGGCGTGATCAACAACGGACTGACGCTGCTGAACGTATCCTCGTTCTGGGTGCAGTTCGTGCAGGGCGCGCTGATCTTCCTGGCCGTGCTCCTCGACTCCGTCAACAGCCGCCGCAAGCGGCGGACGGCAGGGCGGTAGGCGGCCGGGGCCGAGGACGAGGACGGAGCGGCGAAGATGCGCGCAGACGCGGAGACGGACGGGTACCGCGCCCTCGGACGGAAACTGTCGAACTGGGGGCGCTGGGGACCGGACGACGAGCTCGGCACGATCAACCTCATCACGCCGGAGCGACGGGCCGCGGCCGCCGCCCTGGTTTCCTCCGGCCTGAGCTTCGGGCTCGGTCTGCCGCTCGGCGCCGACGGTCCGCAGACCGGTGAGTCCGGCAGGCAGAACCCCCTGCACCTCATGACGCGCACCGTCGACGATCCGCCGCATCCGACGGGATTCCACTACTTCGACGATGCGCTCTTCGTGCACCTGCAGGCGAGCACTCAGCTGGACGGTCTCGCTCACGTCGGCTACGACGGGCAGTTGTACAACGGGGTGCCCGTGACCGCGGTGACGAGAGCCGGGGCGGCGCGCCTCGGCGTCCAGCATCTCGCGACGGCCCTCACCGGCCGAGGCGTGCTGCTCGACATCCCGCGACTGCTCGGGCGACGACTCGGCCGCTCAGAGGAGATCTCCGCCGCGCTGCTCGAGCGCGCCGCCCGCGAGCAGCGCGTCGCGATCGGTGCGGGTGACCTGCTGTTCATCCGCACGGGCTGGATCGCCCGCATCACCGAGGAGCATGACCGTCGGGGATTCTTCGCGACTGAACCGGGGCTCGCGCTCGACACAGCGTCCTGGCTCGCCGATAGGGACGTCGCCTTCGTGGCCTCGGATAACTGGGGCGTCGAGGCGACGCCTGCGCGAGGCGGGGACGAGATGCCCCTGCATTGCGTGCTCATCCGCGA from Leucobacter allii carries:
- a CDS encoding cyclase family protein, which gives rise to MRADAETDGYRALGRKLSNWGRWGPDDELGTINLITPERRAAAAALVSSGLSFGLGLPLGADGPQTGESGRQNPLHLMTRTVDDPPHPTGFHYFDDALFVHLQASTQLDGLAHVGYDGQLYNGVPVTAVTRAGAARLGVQHLATALTGRGVLLDIPRLLGRRLGRSEEISAALLERAAREQRVAIGAGDLLFIRTGWIARITEEHDRRGFFATEPGLALDTASWLADRDVAFVASDNWGVEATPARGGDEMPLHCVLIRDVGMPLGEMLDLEAVAAHAASIGRWEFFASCAALEVVGGVGSVLTPIVTF